A part of Myxococcus landrumus genomic DNA contains:
- a CDS encoding ABC transporter permease/M1 family aminopeptidase, giving the protein MISALATFELRRRVKMVSTWIYAAILSGASFMLMLALGGAFKSVSASSGSEKVFANSPHSLFATINVFSLFGLLIVAAVFGQAAYQDFGHKTWMLVFTKNVKKTPYLLGRFLGAYVFSAVLMMALLPGLLAGAAGVWLIDKTQLAPHQTLAYVWPYLLGVWPTLFFGGAVFFSLAALTRRMAPVYVGVVVMVLGYLVLSAVISDVSNRMLGSLLDPFGFITFDNVTRYWTPTERNSDLVPFAGEMLLNRLLWCTTGALLLGFTVLRFRTDVEEHSDSKPAVKEEKAVAPVSVPVAASNPTFGSWARTAAASAWLSFRDVIRSPVYWAFVVAGLATVILIMLVTKDMYGTFTLPVTWQALEQASGAFRPFVLILITFYAGELVWKERDAGLGDIVDATRAPTWVGYSSKLGALLLVALSLKATVALAVFVTQVFRGFFAIEASLYVSELLLLDFTHDILLCVLAFFAQVVIHHKYLAYLVMVLHFAAQAALGLLGVEDLLVRYAAEPGAPYSDLNGYGHFLGAIVWYRIYWYGLATLLVAVGALLVVRGRGTSWKERLIEARARRTSGWKLVVTMATLVFVGTGAFIAYHTRILNPYVTQKDDERLTARYEKEYKSFAALPHPRVTAVDVTFHIHPEERRLEALGTYRVRNKTEQPVSKVLLSLPIDARVRKLSVAGVDRPAKHDEPLGLYVYELPSALAPGAEADLVFDLEFAPASLKHGSTRTDIVENGTFFHSTNLPTLGYQEDAELVEDGDRKEYGLAPKERLPDRDDPKAKAQNYITPDADFVTFRATVSTSADQIAVAPGYLEKEWTEGGRRFFRYEMDQPILKFYSVLSARYAVARDTWKNVALEIYHHPSHTYNLDRMMRGMKDALAYCSESFGPYQHRQARILEFPRYGTFAQAFPNTIPYSEAIGFIAHVRDDHPDDLDYPYYVTAHEIAHQWWAHQVVGARAQGGTMTSETLAQYSALMVMKHRYGQTKMKRFLKFELDRYLGGRAMERKKEVPLSRVENQPYIHYQKGSLAMYALQDFIGEERVNRALKRYVEKVRFQGPPYTGSAELLAFLREETPPEYQYLIEDLFDTITLYDNRAVSATMRQNAQGGWDVTTKVIAKKYRSDESGRQTELTFSDWMDVGALDDKGDALFLEKRKVNAGESEVTFTVPSKPAVVGVDPLNKLIDRTSSDNVTEPSEAPALTLGAPTQP; this is encoded by the coding sequence ATGATCAGCGCACTCGCGACCTTCGAGCTGCGGCGCCGGGTCAAGATGGTCTCGACCTGGATCTATGCCGCCATCCTTTCGGGCGCCAGCTTCATGCTCATGCTGGCGCTGGGCGGTGCCTTCAAGAGCGTCTCCGCGAGCTCCGGCTCCGAGAAGGTGTTCGCCAACAGCCCGCACTCACTCTTCGCCACCATCAACGTCTTCTCCCTCTTCGGCCTGCTCATCGTGGCGGCCGTCTTCGGCCAGGCGGCCTACCAGGACTTCGGACACAAGACCTGGATGCTCGTCTTCACGAAGAACGTGAAGAAGACGCCGTATCTGCTCGGCCGGTTCCTGGGTGCCTATGTCTTCAGCGCGGTGCTCATGATGGCACTGCTTCCCGGCCTCCTCGCCGGCGCCGCTGGCGTGTGGCTCATCGACAAGACGCAGCTGGCGCCCCACCAGACCCTCGCGTACGTGTGGCCCTATCTGCTGGGCGTCTGGCCCACGCTGTTCTTCGGGGGAGCGGTGTTCTTCTCCCTGGCCGCGCTCACGCGCCGCATGGCCCCCGTCTACGTGGGCGTGGTGGTGATGGTGCTCGGCTATCTGGTGCTCAGCGCCGTCATCTCGGACGTGTCGAACCGGATGCTGGGGTCCCTCTTGGACCCCTTCGGGTTCATCACCTTCGACAACGTGACGCGGTACTGGACACCCACGGAACGAAACAGCGACCTCGTCCCCTTCGCCGGAGAGATGCTCCTCAACCGACTCCTCTGGTGCACGACCGGCGCGCTGCTCCTGGGCTTCACCGTGCTCCGGTTCCGCACCGACGTGGAGGAACACTCGGACAGCAAGCCGGCCGTGAAGGAAGAGAAGGCTGTCGCCCCCGTCTCCGTTCCCGTCGCCGCGAGCAACCCTACGTTCGGGAGCTGGGCACGCACCGCCGCGGCCTCCGCGTGGCTGTCCTTCCGGGATGTGATTCGCTCGCCCGTGTACTGGGCCTTCGTCGTGGCGGGGCTCGCCACCGTCATCCTCATCATGCTGGTGACGAAGGACATGTACGGGACCTTCACCCTGCCGGTGACGTGGCAGGCGCTGGAGCAGGCCTCGGGAGCCTTCCGTCCCTTCGTCCTCATCCTCATCACCTTCTACGCGGGTGAGCTGGTGTGGAAGGAGCGCGACGCGGGGCTGGGCGACATCGTGGATGCGACGCGCGCGCCCACCTGGGTGGGCTACTCCTCGAAGCTGGGGGCCCTGCTGCTCGTGGCGCTCTCGCTCAAGGCCACCGTCGCGCTCGCGGTGTTCGTCACGCAGGTGTTCCGCGGCTTCTTCGCCATCGAGGCCTCGCTGTACGTCTCGGAGCTCCTGCTGCTCGACTTCACGCACGACATCCTGCTGTGCGTGCTGGCGTTCTTCGCGCAGGTCGTCATCCACCACAAGTACCTCGCGTACCTGGTGATGGTGCTCCACTTCGCCGCGCAGGCCGCGCTGGGACTCCTGGGGGTGGAGGACCTGCTCGTGCGCTACGCGGCCGAGCCTGGCGCGCCCTACTCGGACTTGAACGGCTACGGCCACTTCCTGGGCGCCATCGTCTGGTACCGCATCTACTGGTACGGCCTGGCCACCCTCCTGGTCGCCGTGGGCGCGCTGCTCGTCGTCCGGGGTCGGGGAACTTCGTGGAAGGAGCGACTCATCGAGGCACGCGCACGGCGCACCTCGGGCTGGAAGCTCGTTGTCACCATGGCCACGCTCGTGTTCGTGGGGACAGGCGCGTTCATCGCGTACCACACGCGCATCCTCAATCCGTACGTCACGCAGAAGGACGATGAGCGGCTGACGGCTCGCTACGAGAAGGAATACAAGTCCTTCGCCGCCCTGCCCCATCCGCGAGTCACCGCGGTGGATGTCACCTTCCACATCCACCCGGAAGAGCGCCGGCTGGAGGCCCTGGGCACCTATCGCGTCCGCAACAAGACCGAGCAACCCGTGTCGAAGGTCCTCCTGTCGCTGCCCATCGACGCACGCGTGCGCAAGCTGTCCGTCGCGGGCGTGGACCGGCCGGCGAAGCACGACGAGCCACTGGGCCTGTACGTCTACGAGCTCCCCTCCGCGCTGGCACCGGGGGCCGAAGCAGACCTCGTCTTCGACCTGGAGTTCGCTCCGGCCTCGCTGAAGCACGGCTCCACGCGCACGGACATCGTCGAGAACGGCACGTTCTTCCACAGCACCAACCTGCCGACGCTGGGCTACCAGGAGGACGCGGAGCTGGTCGAGGACGGCGACCGCAAGGAGTATGGACTCGCGCCGAAGGAGCGGCTCCCGGACCGCGACGACCCGAAGGCCAAGGCCCAGAACTACATCACTCCCGACGCGGACTTCGTCACGTTCCGGGCCACGGTGAGCACGTCGGCGGATCAGATCGCCGTGGCGCCGGGCTACCTGGAGAAGGAGTGGACCGAGGGCGGCCGGCGCTTCTTCCGTTACGAGATGGACCAGCCCATCCTCAAGTTCTACTCCGTGTTGTCCGCGCGCTACGCGGTGGCGCGAGACACCTGGAAGAACGTGGCGCTGGAGATCTACCACCACCCCTCGCACACCTATAACCTGGACCGGATGATGCGCGGCATGAAGGACGCGCTGGCGTATTGCTCGGAGAGCTTCGGCCCCTACCAGCACCGCCAGGCCCGCATCCTCGAGTTCCCCCGCTACGGAACCTTCGCGCAGGCCTTCCCCAATACGATTCCGTACTCGGAGGCCATCGGCTTCATCGCCCACGTGCGCGATGACCATCCCGATGACCTGGACTACCCCTACTACGTCACCGCGCACGAGATTGCCCACCAGTGGTGGGCTCACCAGGTCGTCGGTGCACGCGCGCAAGGCGGCACCATGACGTCGGAGACGCTGGCCCAGTACTCCGCGCTCATGGTGATGAAGCACCGGTATGGCCAGACGAAGATGAAGCGCTTCCTCAAGTTCGAACTGGACCGATACCTCGGTGGCCGCGCCATGGAGCGAAAGAAGGAAGTGCCGCTGTCACGCGTGGAGAACCAGCCCTACATCCACTACCAGAAGGGCAGCCTCGCCATGTACGCGCTGCAGGACTTCATCGGCGAGGAGCGCGTCAACCGCGCCTTGAAGCGCTACGTGGAGAAGGTCCGCTTCCAGGGGCCTCCGTACACGGGCTCCGCGGAGCTGCTGGCCTTCCTGCGCGAGGAGACGCCGCCGGAGTACCAGTACCTCATCGAGGACCTCTTCGACACCATCACCCTCTACGACAACCGCGCCGTGTCCGCGACGATGCGGCAGAACGCGCAAGGCGGCTGGGACGTCACGACCAAGGTCATCGCCAAGAAGTACCGGAGCGACGAGTCGGGCCGTCAGACGGAGCTGACGTTCTCGGATTGGATGGATGTGGGCGCGCTCGACGACAAGGGCGACGCGCTGTTCCTGGAGAAGCGCAAGGTGAACGCGGGTGAGTCGGAGGTCACCTTCACCGTGCCGTCGAAGCCAGCCGTCGTGGGTGTGGACCCCCTCAACAAGCTCATCGACCGCACGTCGAGCGACAACGTGACGGAACCCTCCGAGGCCCCCGCGCTCACGCTCGGGGCGCCCACGCAGCCCTGA
- a CDS encoding DUF2378 family protein, which yields MPTEVTVQATLFDSLVRCAKPDAAQRAEFLALGFDVDKPRATYPSSVFMGCQALVLRTKYAGLAPNAALRELGRDLVRGYFDTLVGKVVGMALKVAGPERAMKRVALSFSSVMDPVDIQVEFVAAQQYRVKFRRYPFPAESAAGTCEVALQQAGAASARVEVERYDSLEGFDLRVGW from the coding sequence ATGCCGACTGAAGTCACTGTGCAGGCGACGTTGTTCGACTCACTGGTTCGTTGCGCGAAGCCCGATGCCGCCCAGCGCGCCGAGTTCCTCGCGCTGGGGTTCGACGTGGACAAGCCGCGCGCCACGTATCCCTCCTCGGTGTTCATGGGCTGTCAGGCCCTGGTGCTGCGCACGAAGTACGCCGGGCTGGCGCCGAACGCCGCCTTGCGCGAGCTGGGGCGGGACCTGGTGCGCGGCTACTTCGACACGCTGGTGGGCAAGGTGGTGGGCATGGCCCTCAAGGTGGCCGGCCCGGAGCGCGCGATGAAGCGGGTGGCGCTCAGCTTCAGCTCGGTGATGGACCCGGTGGACATCCAGGTGGAGTTCGTGGCGGCCCAGCAGTACCGCGTGAAGTTCCGCCGCTACCCGTTCCCCGCGGAGTCCGCCGCGGGGACGTGTGAGGTGGCCCTCCAACAGGCGGGCGCGGCGAGCGCTCGCGTGGAGGTGGAGCGCTACGACTCGCTCGAGGGCTTCGACCTGCGCGTCGGCTGGTGA
- a CDS encoding ankyrin repeat domain-containing protein, whose product MTNEQSELIGLIRHVRSHHYIEAFVKKQDEAEYQTRLAQECAENAVTLGKIRELLASGVSLDFADINHHTPLQLAVTQNNVELVQLLMAHGADIRAAVGYDTPLHRAAEFGADRVVRFLIEQGLDPRGLSPGGASVLSRARSSRHSREVPALLVELLLPTKSQRPPPPKKAKGLSEEKVVGYLSGDAPPGVNPRSWSKLRSLMDAVYVETHFVTLNEFYAGIEEQSSMNPDLVFAGIGLIRATLAEAPKAKSVKKVAKGSYVHHGDLEVTGKLSVGSMMVTGNLTVKGQVDNFVGAALFVGGDFKCESFVSEGPVIIGGDLEADLVKVRGNDYGLEVRGTLRARKLVVEHKHFVTAARFEVQEREDL is encoded by the coding sequence ATGACGAACGAGCAGAGCGAGCTGATAGGCCTCATCCGCCATGTCCGGAGCCACCACTACATCGAGGCCTTCGTCAAGAAGCAGGACGAGGCTGAATATCAGACGCGGCTTGCCCAGGAGTGCGCGGAGAACGCGGTGACGCTCGGGAAGATTCGCGAGCTGCTCGCTTCGGGCGTGAGCCTGGACTTCGCCGACATCAATCACCATACGCCGTTGCAGTTGGCCGTCACGCAGAACAACGTCGAGCTCGTCCAGCTCTTGATGGCGCATGGCGCGGACATCCGTGCCGCCGTCGGCTACGACACACCGCTGCATCGCGCGGCGGAGTTCGGGGCGGACCGCGTGGTGCGGTTCCTCATCGAGCAGGGCCTGGACCCCCGGGGACTGTCTCCCGGTGGCGCGAGCGTCCTCTCCCGTGCGAGGTCCTCGCGGCACAGCCGTGAGGTTCCAGCGCTCCTCGTGGAGCTGCTCCTGCCCACCAAGTCCCAGCGACCTCCTCCTCCCAAGAAGGCCAAGGGCCTGTCGGAGGAGAAGGTCGTCGGCTACCTCTCGGGCGATGCGCCTCCGGGCGTGAATCCGAGGTCCTGGTCGAAGCTGCGCTCGCTGATGGATGCGGTGTACGTGGAGACGCACTTCGTCACGCTCAATGAGTTCTACGCGGGCATCGAGGAGCAGTCCTCGATGAACCCGGACCTCGTCTTCGCGGGCATCGGCCTGATTCGAGCCACGCTCGCCGAGGCCCCCAAGGCCAAGAGCGTGAAGAAGGTCGCGAAGGGGAGCTACGTCCACCATGGCGACCTGGAGGTGACAGGCAAGTTGAGCGTGGGCTCGATGATGGTGACGGGGAACCTGACCGTGAAGGGCCAGGTCGACAACTTCGTGGGCGCCGCGCTCTTCGTCGGTGGCGACTTCAAGTGCGAGAGCTTCGTCTCCGAGGGGCCGGTCATCATCGGAGGCGACCTGGAGGCGGACCTCGTCAAGGTGCGTGGCAACGACTACGGGCTCGAGGTCCGAGGCACGCTCCGGGCCCGCAAGCTCGTGGTCGAGCACAAGCACTTCGTCACCGCGGCACGGTTCGAGGTCCAGGAGCGCGAGGACCTGTGA
- a CDS encoding methylmalonyl-CoA mutase family protein: MSQVPLHIAAEFPPRSLEEWRRLVDKDLKGKPFTSLQSPLEGGLSLQPLYVQQDEAPTPPPPGVAPYLRGTQALGHTEGGWLLCQEYSEPEVAHAAQALKADLERGTQGVWLCLGDSHGIPVKDAASMAKLLADVPLARTPVHLEPEAAPLSTASLLLSVAEKAGVAKSTLSGSLGVDPVGILARAGSLPSGVSVSSILTEAAPLVTTLHESAPELRVLLVSTRAYADAGATSVHELAWAIATGVEYLRGLERAGVSPDVAARSVQFALSVGGQFFPEIAKLRAARLLWAKVVAASGGSPEAQAMRLHARTANANKTQRDPWVNILRTTAESFAAVVAGADSVSTSPFDEALGTPDEGARRLARNTQLILRDESSLNRVADPSGGSYYLEQLTSDFARAAWEELRRIEGLGGMEQALAQGDIARVLEETRTARDKAVRTRKQPIVGVSEYPFLGEAPVRREARAPSAASAGLRPSRVAESFEALRDASDRYLTTTGHRPIAFLASLGTVAEHTTRSTWVANALGAGGIESREKHGFADIAATVAAFRESGATLAVISGPDALYPEWVPALTAQVKAQGARAVAVAGRPGEHEAAFRAAGVDLFIYAGADLVALLTSLHTQLGVA; encoded by the coding sequence ATGTCGCAAGTGCCTCTTCACATCGCCGCCGAGTTCCCGCCTCGCTCCCTCGAGGAGTGGCGCCGGCTGGTGGACAAGGACCTGAAGGGAAAGCCCTTCACCTCGCTCCAGTCGCCCCTGGAGGGCGGCCTGAGCCTCCAGCCGCTCTACGTCCAGCAGGATGAGGCCCCCACGCCTCCTCCTCCGGGAGTCGCACCCTACCTCCGGGGCACGCAGGCCCTGGGCCACACCGAGGGTGGCTGGCTGCTCTGCCAGGAGTATTCCGAGCCCGAGGTCGCCCACGCGGCCCAGGCCCTGAAGGCCGACCTGGAGCGTGGCACGCAAGGCGTGTGGCTGTGCCTGGGTGATTCGCACGGCATCCCGGTGAAGGACGCGGCCTCGATGGCGAAGCTGCTCGCCGACGTGCCACTGGCCCGCACTCCCGTGCACCTGGAGCCCGAGGCAGCGCCGCTCTCCACGGCCTCCCTGCTGCTGAGCGTGGCCGAGAAGGCCGGCGTCGCGAAGAGCACCTTGAGCGGCTCGCTGGGCGTCGACCCGGTGGGCATCCTCGCTCGCGCGGGCTCGCTGCCGAGCGGCGTCTCCGTCTCCTCGATACTCACCGAGGCGGCTCCTCTCGTCACCACGCTGCACGAGAGCGCCCCGGAGCTGCGCGTGCTGCTCGTCTCCACGCGTGCCTACGCGGACGCGGGCGCCACGTCGGTGCATGAGCTCGCGTGGGCCATCGCCACGGGCGTGGAGTACCTGCGCGGACTGGAGCGCGCGGGCGTGTCGCCGGACGTGGCGGCGCGCTCGGTGCAGTTCGCGTTGTCCGTGGGTGGCCAGTTCTTCCCGGAGATCGCCAAGCTGCGCGCGGCTCGGCTGCTTTGGGCCAAGGTCGTCGCGGCGTCGGGTGGCTCGCCCGAGGCCCAGGCCATGCGACTGCACGCGCGCACGGCCAACGCCAACAAGACGCAGCGAGACCCCTGGGTCAACATCCTGCGGACCACCGCGGAGTCCTTCGCCGCCGTCGTCGCGGGCGCGGACAGCGTCAGCACCTCGCCCTTCGACGAGGCGCTGGGCACTCCGGATGAAGGCGCGCGCAGGCTCGCGCGCAACACGCAGCTCATCCTGCGTGACGAGTCGAGCCTCAACCGCGTCGCGGACCCGAGCGGCGGCAGCTACTACCTGGAGCAGCTCACGTCCGACTTCGCCCGCGCGGCATGGGAAGAGCTGCGACGCATCGAGGGCCTGGGCGGAATGGAGCAGGCGCTCGCACAAGGGGACATCGCCCGGGTGCTCGAGGAGACGCGCACGGCCCGCGACAAGGCGGTGCGCACGCGCAAGCAGCCCATCGTCGGCGTGAGCGAGTACCCCTTCCTCGGCGAGGCCCCCGTGCGTCGCGAGGCCCGCGCTCCCTCCGCGGCGAGCGCCGGCCTGCGCCCCTCGCGAGTGGCAGAATCGTTCGAGGCCCTGCGCGACGCGAGCGACCGGTACCTCACCACCACCGGGCATCGCCCCATCGCGTTCCTCGCCAGCCTGGGCACCGTGGCGGAGCACACCACGCGCTCCACCTGGGTGGCCAACGCGCTGGGCGCCGGCGGCATCGAGTCGCGCGAGAAGCACGGCTTCGCGGACATCGCCGCCACGGTGGCGGCCTTCCGCGAATCAGGCGCAACGCTCGCGGTCATCTCCGGACCGGACGCGCTCTATCCGGAGTGGGTGCCCGCGTTGACGGCGCAGGTCAAGGCCCAGGGCGCCCGTGCCGTCGCCGTCGCGGGCCGGCCCGGTGAGCACGAGGCCGCGTTCCGCGCGGCCGGTGTGGACCTCTTCATCTACGCGGGAGCGGACCTGGTCGCGCTCCTGACCTCGCTGCACACGCAGCTCGGAGTGGCCTGA
- the scpA gene encoding methylmalonyl-CoA mutase, whose translation MRTHVPNFSGIDFDAPETQTPASVVDTQRARAQATTRDAERWDTPEGIPVKPVYTREDLADVEHLGSLPGLAPFVRGPYSTMYVQQPWTVRQYAGFSTAEASNAFYRRNLAAGQKGLSIAFDLATHRGYDSDHPRVAGDVGMAGVAIDSIKDMRILFDRIPLDQMSVSMTMNGAVLPILALYVVAAEEQGVRPEQLSGTIQNDILKEFMVRNTYIYPPGPSMRIIGDIFRFTAEKMPRFNSISISGYHMQEAGATQDLELGYTLADGVEYVRAGLAAGLDVDAFAPRLSFFWAIGMNFFMEVAKMRAARMIWARLLKGFKPKSDKSLALRTHSQTSGWSLTAQDVFNNVVRTCVEAMAATQGHTQSLHTNSLDEAIALPTDFSARIARNTQLYLQLESGTTRVIDPWGGSYYVERLTHELAQKAWGHIQEVEALGGMTKAIEAGLPKLRIEEAAARTQARIDSGRQAIIGVNKYPPERPDNIEILKVDNSAVREAQVARLKELRAERDAGEVRRRLDALTEAGRRNEGNLLALAIDAARAKATVGEISDALEKVFGRYEATVRSVSGVYSSEAGKDAQGITEARAAADAFLERFGRRPRILIAKMGQDGHDRGQKVIATAFADLGFDVDIGPLFQTPEESARQAVENDVHVVGASSLAAGHLTLVPQLKKALRDLGREDIMVVVGGVIPAQDYDELRAAGAAAIFGPGTVISKAALELLGKLAAAQEEA comes from the coding sequence ATGCGCACCCACGTTCCCAACTTCTCCGGCATCGACTTCGATGCCCCCGAAACACAGACGCCCGCGTCGGTGGTCGACACGCAGCGCGCGCGCGCCCAGGCCACCACGCGCGATGCCGAGCGCTGGGACACGCCCGAGGGCATCCCCGTCAAGCCCGTCTACACGCGCGAGGACCTGGCGGACGTCGAGCACCTGGGCTCGCTGCCGGGCCTGGCGCCCTTCGTGCGGGGCCCCTACTCCACGATGTACGTGCAGCAGCCGTGGACGGTGCGCCAGTACGCGGGCTTCTCCACGGCGGAGGCCTCCAACGCCTTCTACCGGCGCAACCTCGCGGCCGGACAGAAGGGCCTGTCCATCGCCTTCGACCTCGCCACGCACCGGGGCTACGACAGCGACCATCCCCGCGTCGCGGGTGACGTGGGCATGGCGGGCGTGGCCATCGACTCCATCAAGGACATGCGCATCCTGTTCGACCGCATCCCGCTCGACCAGATGAGCGTGTCGATGACGATGAACGGCGCGGTGCTCCCCATCCTCGCGCTCTACGTCGTGGCGGCCGAGGAGCAAGGCGTCCGTCCCGAACAGCTCAGCGGAACCATTCAGAACGACATCCTCAAGGAGTTCATGGTCCGCAACACGTACATCTACCCGCCGGGCCCGTCGATGCGCATCATCGGCGACATCTTCCGCTTCACGGCGGAGAAGATGCCTCGCTTCAACAGCATCAGCATCAGCGGCTACCACATGCAGGAGGCCGGAGCGACGCAGGACCTGGAGCTCGGCTACACGCTGGCGGACGGTGTGGAGTACGTGCGCGCGGGGCTCGCGGCGGGGCTGGACGTGGATGCCTTCGCGCCCCGGCTCTCGTTCTTCTGGGCCATCGGCATGAACTTCTTCATGGAGGTGGCGAAGATGCGCGCGGCCCGGATGATCTGGGCCCGACTCCTCAAGGGCTTCAAGCCCAAGAGCGACAAGAGCCTGGCGCTGCGCACCCACTCGCAGACCTCCGGCTGGAGCCTCACCGCGCAGGACGTGTTCAACAACGTGGTGCGCACGTGCGTGGAGGCGATGGCCGCCACCCAGGGCCACACGCAGAGCCTGCACACCAACTCTCTCGACGAGGCCATCGCGCTGCCCACCGACTTCAGCGCGCGCATCGCCCGCAACACGCAGCTCTACCTCCAGCTCGAGAGCGGCACGACGCGGGTCATCGACCCGTGGGGCGGCAGCTACTACGTGGAGCGGCTCACCCACGAGCTGGCACAGAAGGCCTGGGGACACATCCAGGAGGTCGAGGCGCTGGGCGGAATGACCAAGGCCATCGAGGCGGGGCTGCCCAAGCTGCGCATCGAGGAGGCCGCGGCCCGCACGCAGGCGCGCATCGACTCCGGACGTCAGGCCATCATCGGCGTGAACAAGTACCCGCCCGAGCGCCCGGACAACATCGAGATCCTCAAGGTGGACAACTCCGCCGTGCGCGAGGCGCAGGTCGCGAGGCTCAAGGAGCTGCGCGCCGAGCGTGACGCGGGCGAAGTGCGCCGCCGCCTGGACGCGCTCACCGAGGCGGGCCGGCGCAACGAGGGCAACCTGCTGGCGCTCGCCATCGACGCGGCGCGGGCGAAGGCCACGGTGGGAGAGATCAGCGACGCGCTCGAGAAGGTCTTCGGGCGCTACGAAGCGACGGTGAGGAGCGTGTCCGGCGTGTACTCGAGCGAAGCGGGCAAGGACGCCCAGGGCATCACCGAGGCCCGCGCCGCGGCGGACGCGTTCCTGGAGCGCTTCGGCCGCCGTCCTCGCATCCTCATCGCGAAGATGGGCCAGGACGGGCACGACCGCGGACAGAAGGTCATCGCCACGGCCTTCGCGGACCTGGGCTTCGACGTGGACATCGGCCCCCTGTTCCAGACGCCCGAGGAGTCCGCGCGACAGGCGGTGGAGAACGACGTGCATGTCGTCGGCGCCAGCTCGTTGGCGGCGGGCCACCTCACCCTGGTGCCGCAGCTCAAGAAGGCGCTGCGAGACCTGGGCCGCGAGGACATCATGGTCGTCGTGGGCGGCGTCATCCCCGCGCAGGACTACGACGAGCTGCGCGCGGCCGGTGCCGCCGCCATCTTCGGCCCTGGCACCGTCATCTCGAAGGCGGCGCTGGAGTTGCTGGGGAAGCTGGCGGCCGCGCAGGAGGAGGCGTGA
- the meaB gene encoding methylmalonyl Co-A mutase-associated GTPase MeaB, producing MKLLSADAYVEGVRSGDRAVLARAITLVESGHPRHQSLAQEVLTRLLPFTGGSRRVGISGVPGVGKSTFIDALGMHLVGEGRRVAVLAIDPSSTISGGSILGDKTRMARLSRETAAYIRPSPSSGTLGGVARKTRETLLLCEAAGFDVVLVETVGVGQSETVVADMVDFYLVLMLAGAGDELQGIKRGILEVADMLAINKADGDNLPRAERARSELRAALHLMRPGHEPVVTTCSAIEGTGVASLWSALEARVAQSVTSGALEQRRRAQQVGWMWAMVQDGLRAALHANPTVAALVPVLETEVREGRSTPTSAALRVLGAFLPESRA from the coding sequence GTGAAGCTGCTGTCGGCGGACGCATACGTGGAAGGCGTCCGCTCGGGCGACCGGGCCGTGCTCGCCCGCGCCATCACCCTGGTGGAGAGCGGTCATCCGCGCCACCAGTCGCTCGCGCAGGAAGTCCTCACCCGGCTGCTCCCCTTCACGGGCGGCAGCCGTCGGGTGGGCATCAGCGGCGTGCCCGGCGTGGGCAAGAGCACCTTCATCGACGCGCTGGGGATGCACCTGGTGGGCGAAGGGCGCCGCGTGGCGGTGCTCGCCATCGACCCCTCGAGCACCATCTCCGGCGGCAGCATCCTGGGCGACAAGACCCGCATGGCCCGACTGTCTCGCGAGACGGCCGCGTACATCCGGCCCAGTCCCTCCAGCGGCACGTTGGGAGGAGTTGCCCGGAAGACTCGGGAGACGCTGCTGCTGTGCGAGGCCGCGGGCTTCGATGTGGTGCTGGTGGAGACGGTCGGCGTGGGCCAGTCGGAGACGGTGGTCGCCGACATGGTGGATTTCTACCTGGTGTTGATGCTCGCGGGTGCGGGCGACGAGCTCCAGGGCATCAAGCGCGGCATCCTTGAAGTGGCGGACATGCTTGCCATCAACAAAGCCGATGGCGACAACCTCCCGCGAGCCGAGCGCGCCCGCTCCGAGCTGCGCGCCGCGCTGCACCTGATGCGTCCGGGACACGAGCCCGTCGTCACGACGTGCAGCGCCATCGAGGGGACGGGCGTCGCATCTCTCTGGAGCGCGCTGGAGGCTCGGGTCGCCCAGAGCGTCACCTCTGGAGCACTGGAGCAGCGGCGGCGCGCGCAGCAGGTGGGCTGGATGTGGGCCATGGTGCAGGACGGCCTGCGAGCGGCCCTGCATGCGAACCCCACGGTGGCCGCCCTGGTCCCCGTGCTGGAGACCGAGGTACGAGAAGGCCGTTCGACACCCACGTCCGCCGCTCTGCGTGTGCTGGGTGCGTTCCTGCCTGAATCGAGGGCTTGA